One part of the Salinivirga cyanobacteriivorans genome encodes these proteins:
- a CDS encoding energy transducer TonB family protein, producing MKPNRKDISLFQKAALATLVTLIVVLSTLLVFEINAKKKHQEFIVLVDEQDFEVPDPFKEEKRMEELDKSINEMLEQEMPLEQRKNIAVNKAEEAEDQNHTQTKLEQNQTEEAYRQQLIKNAIGQEEYEKYITNKPTYDEGPEITVPEKSKPQNVKREVYTGPSNIVFYLDDRQIRYIDVPVYLCQGSADITVKIVVLPNGLVKRAQLDEQASTSTDECFTDAALQAAQNAIFTRGKKGEQSGKIKFHFVAQ from the coding sequence ATGAAACCGAACCGTAAAGATATTTCGCTATTCCAAAAAGCAGCATTGGCCACGCTTGTCACACTCATTGTGGTGTTATCTACTCTTTTGGTTTTTGAAATAAATGCCAAAAAAAAACATCAGGAGTTTATTGTTTTGGTTGATGAACAAGATTTTGAAGTACCTGACCCATTCAAAGAAGAAAAACGAATGGAAGAGCTTGACAAATCAATTAATGAGATGCTTGAGCAGGAAATGCCTTTGGAACAAAGAAAAAACATAGCTGTCAATAAAGCTGAAGAAGCAGAAGATCAAAATCATACGCAAACAAAATTAGAACAAAACCAAACCGAAGAAGCGTACCGCCAACAATTAATAAAGAATGCAATAGGTCAGGAAGAGTACGAAAAATATATTACAAATAAACCCACTTATGACGAAGGTCCGGAAATAACTGTTCCCGAAAAGAGTAAACCACAGAATGTAAAAAGAGAGGTTTATACCGGGCCATCTAATATTGTTTTTTATTTAGATGACCGTCAAATTCGATATATTGATGTGCCGGTTTATTTGTGCCAGGGATCCGCTGATATTACCGTTAAAATTGTTGTATTACCCAATGGCCTTGTAAAAAGAGCTCAGCTCGATGAGCAGGCAAGCACTTCGACAGATGAGTGTTTCACTGACGCTGCCCTGCAAGCAGCTCAAAATGCCATATTCACCAGGGGAAAAAAGGGAGAACAAAGCGGCAAGATTAAGTTTCATTTTGTGGCGCAGTAA
- a CDS encoding sodium ion-translocating decarboxylase subunit beta, whose product MNHTTYTNYSGATAGLINFYEFSGFANVTHGNLIMIVIGLFFIFLAIKYDYEPLLLIPIGTGILIGNIPMFQAVDFNLQLGVYEPGSVMNYLYQGVVQGWYPPLIFLGIGAMTDFSSLMSNPRLMLLGAAAQVGIFITFLGALYLGFAPAEAGAIGIIGGADGPTAIFLSSKLANGVNIIGYDPSGAPILVKNLIGPIAIAAYSYMALVPVIQPPIIKLFTSKRERLIKMRPPRAVSRLEKILFPIFGLLITAFIAPTSLPLLGMLFFGNLLKESGVTARLANTASNALIDTITILLGLTVGASTQADVFLTKDSILIFGLGAASFAIATMGGLIFAKIMNWLSPNHNPVNPMIGASGVSAVPDSARVVQNMGVKEDPTNHLLMHAMAPNVSGVIGSAVGAGILLSFLM is encoded by the coding sequence ATGAACCACACAACTTATACCAATTACTCAGGTGCAACAGCCGGATTAATAAACTTCTACGAGTTCTCGGGTTTTGCCAATGTCACACATGGAAATCTAATCATGATCGTGATTGGGCTCTTCTTCATCTTTCTGGCCATAAAATATGATTACGAGCCACTATTGCTTATTCCTATTGGAACCGGAATTCTCATAGGAAATATACCCATGTTCCAGGCTGTTGACTTTAACCTGCAACTGGGTGTTTATGAGCCTGGTAGTGTTATGAATTACCTGTATCAGGGTGTAGTTCAGGGATGGTATCCACCCCTCATATTCCTTGGTATCGGGGCAATGACGGACTTTTCATCTCTGATGTCGAACCCACGCCTAATGTTACTTGGCGCTGCTGCGCAGGTTGGTATATTTATCACTTTCCTTGGTGCACTATACCTGGGCTTTGCCCCGGCAGAAGCAGGTGCAATAGGTATTATTGGAGGTGCAGATGGACCGACTGCGATTTTTCTCTCATCTAAACTTGCCAATGGGGTCAACATTATAGGGTATGATCCGAGTGGGGCACCAATTCTGGTGAAGAACCTGATCGGACCAATTGCCATTGCTGCCTATTCCTATATGGCACTTGTACCAGTAATTCAACCCCCTATAATTAAGCTTTTTACCAGCAAACGTGAACGCCTGATTAAAATGCGGCCGCCGCGTGCTGTTTCTCGACTGGAAAAAATATTATTTCCAATATTCGGATTGCTAATTACAGCATTCATTGCACCCACTTCTCTCCCACTTCTGGGGATGCTTTTCTTTGGCAACCTCCTAAAAGAGAGTGGGGTAACAGCCCGATTGGCCAATACCGCCAGCAATGCACTAATTGATACAATTACAATTTTGCTTGGTTTAACCGTAGGTGCATCTACCCAGGCTGATGTCTTCCTTACAAAAGACTCTATATTGATTTTCGGACTTGGAGCCGCATCATTTGCTATAGCTACAATGGGTGGTCTTATTTTTGCCAAAATCATGAATTGGCTCTCTCCTAACCATAATCCGGTAAATCCAATGATTGGAGCCTCCGGAGTATCAGCTGTGCCTGATAGTGCCCGGGTTGTACAAAATATGGGTGTGAAAGAAGATCCTACAAACCATTTGCTAATGCATGCCATGGCGCCAAATGTTTCTGGCGTTATCGGATCGGCAGTTGGTGCAGGTATATTGCTCAGTTTCTTAATGTAA
- a CDS encoding biotin/lipoyl-containing protein: protein MKTFKFIIKGQKYDIAVNETDENQLDVDVNGTTYKVEVEQAATSKKTPKLVRKPVSKKPGEGKLQKSQSGGHKVKAPLPGSIMKINVQPGDTVIKGQTLLVMEAMKMENNIQAEKEGTIANIKVKEGDSVLQDDILLEME, encoded by the coding sequence ATGAAGACATTCAAATTCATAATAAAAGGTCAGAAATACGACATTGCAGTAAATGAAACTGACGAAAACCAACTTGATGTCGATGTAAATGGTACAACCTATAAAGTAGAGGTTGAGCAGGCTGCCACATCAAAAAAGACACCGAAATTGGTTCGCAAACCAGTGTCTAAAAAACCCGGTGAAGGGAAGTTACAAAAATCTCAGAGCGGAGGGCATAAAGTTAAAGCTCCACTACCGGGTAGCATCATGAAGATTAATGTACAACCCGGAGATACTGTCATAAAAGGGCAAACACTATTGGTTATGGAAGCCATGAAAATGGAAAATAATATTCAGGCCGAAAAAGAGGGCACAATTGCGAATATTAAAGTTAAAGAGGGCGATAGTGTGCTACAAGATGACATCTTATTAGAAATGGAATAA
- a CDS encoding OadG family protein — translation MMNIIASIASQGGYTVALVGIVVVFAALVLLYLVFSQLPRIINMNIRSQLRREGKYECADQDDFSVPGDESAAIAAAVHLYYSEMHDEESNIITIKNMSRKYSPWSSKIYGVQNQPVKLKF, via the coding sequence ATGATGAATATCATTGCATCTATAGCCAGTCAGGGAGGATATACCGTAGCCTTAGTAGGTATTGTGGTTGTATTTGCTGCGCTGGTTCTCCTTTACCTGGTATTTTCGCAACTGCCACGAATCATTAATATGAATATTCGCAGCCAGTTAAGACGCGAAGGGAAATATGAATGTGCAGACCAGGACGACTTTTCAGTTCCTGGTGATGAGAGTGCTGCAATAGCAGCCGCAGTGCATCTATACTACAGTGAGATGCACGATGAAGAATCTAATATCATCACCATCAAGAACATGTCGAGAAAGTACTCTCCATGGAGTTCAAAAATATATGGAGTACAAAATCAACCCGTAAAACTTAAATTTTGA
- a CDS encoding acyl-CoA carboxylase subunit beta has protein sequence MSTQDKIKNLIKVREEAYLGGGQKKIESQHSKGKLTARERIEELLDEGSFEEFDMFVTHRCTNFGMEKKKILGDGVVTGYGTIDNRKVFVFSQDFTVFGGSLSETFAQKICKIMDKAMEVGAPVIGINDSGGARIQEGVTSLAGYAEIFERNILASGVIPQISAIFGPCAGGAVYSPALTDFIMMTEDNSYMFVTGPKVVKTVTGEDITTEDLGGAKVHASKSGVSHFMVESENEGLMLIRKLLEYLPQNNLEDPIVTECTDPIDRMEDALNTMVPENPNIPYDMIDIIEALTDYGEFLEVHRNYAKNIITGFAKFHGQPVAIIANQPNYLAGVLDIDASRKAARFVRFADAFNIPIITLVDVPGFLPGSGQESGGIIIHGAKLMFAYGEATVPKITISIRKSYGGAHDVMSCKQLRGDLNYAWPSAEIAVMGAKGAIEVLEGRKLKEIESDEEREKFMAEKQEEYEKEFSNPYKAAALGYIDDVIEPRNTRFRICRGLDLLATKKVVNPPKKHSNIPL, from the coding sequence ATGTCAACGCAAGATAAAATCAAAAACCTTATTAAGGTTCGTGAAGAAGCCTATTTAGGGGGTGGTCAGAAAAAAATTGAATCTCAGCATTCAAAAGGAAAACTAACCGCCCGCGAAAGAATTGAGGAACTATTGGACGAAGGTAGTTTCGAAGAATTCGACATGTTTGTCACCCACAGATGCACAAATTTTGGGATGGAGAAAAAGAAAATACTTGGTGACGGTGTTGTGACTGGTTACGGTACAATCGATAACCGCAAAGTATTTGTATTCTCGCAAGACTTCACCGTATTTGGCGGTTCGTTGTCGGAAACGTTTGCGCAAAAAATCTGTAAAATAATGGACAAAGCCATGGAGGTTGGTGCCCCTGTTATTGGCATTAACGATTCTGGTGGTGCGCGCATTCAGGAAGGTGTAACATCATTGGCAGGCTATGCCGAGATCTTTGAACGTAACATTCTTGCTTCTGGTGTAATACCCCAAATTTCAGCTATCTTCGGCCCCTGTGCAGGTGGTGCAGTATATTCACCAGCACTCACCGACTTTATCATGATGACGGAAGACAACTCCTACATGTTTGTTACTGGTCCAAAAGTGGTTAAAACAGTAACTGGCGAAGATATCACAACCGAAGATTTAGGAGGAGCCAAAGTGCACGCCTCAAAATCAGGAGTCTCGCATTTTATGGTAGAGAGCGAAAACGAAGGGCTTATGCTAATTCGTAAATTGCTCGAATACCTTCCGCAAAATAACCTTGAGGATCCGATTGTTACAGAATGTACAGATCCCATTGATCGTATGGAAGATGCACTTAACACCATGGTGCCCGAAAATCCAAACATACCGTACGATATGATCGATATTATTGAGGCATTGACCGATTATGGCGAGTTCCTGGAAGTACATCGTAATTATGCTAAAAACATCATAACCGGCTTTGCCAAGTTCCACGGTCAACCTGTAGCGATTATTGCCAATCAGCCAAATTACCTGGCAGGAGTGCTCGATATTGACGCCTCACGCAAAGCCGCCCGATTTGTAAGATTTGCCGATGCATTTAATATCCCAATTATCACACTGGTTGATGTTCCGGGTTTCTTACCAGGAAGCGGACAGGAATCAGGCGGAATTATAATCCATGGAGCAAAACTTATGTTTGCTTATGGTGAAGCCACTGTGCCAAAAATTACCATTTCCATACGTAAATCTTATGGTGGTGCACACGATGTAATGAGCTGCAAGCAATTAAGGGGAGATTTGAACTATGCATGGCCATCGGCTGAAATTGCTGTAATGGGTGCAAAGGGAGCTATTGAAGTGCTTGAAGGACGTAAGCTTAAAGAAATTGAAAGCGATGAAGAAAGAGAGAAATTCATGGCTGAAAAGCAGGAAGAGTATGAGAAAGAGTTTTCTAACCCATACAAAGCAGCTGCTTTAGGTTACATAGATGACGTTATAGAGCCACGTAATACACGTTTCCGCATTTGCAGGGGCCTTGACTTACTTGCGACCAAGAAAGTTGTGAATCCACCTAAAAAACACTCGAATATACCATTATAA
- the mce gene encoding methylmalonyl-CoA epimerase, translating to MKPTHIEHIGIAVKKLDDAIPYYEKVLGLECYAVEEVKDQKVKTAFFKVGETKIELLESTDPEGPIGKFIEKKGEGIHHIAFAVPEVEKALKDAENNGVRLIDKEGRKGAEGLNIGFLHPKSTFGVLTELCSE from the coding sequence ATGAAACCTACACATATTGAGCACATTGGCATCGCAGTTAAAAAACTTGACGATGCAATCCCTTACTACGAAAAAGTTTTAGGCCTCGAATGCTATGCTGTTGAGGAAGTTAAAGACCAGAAAGTAAAAACAGCATTTTTTAAAGTTGGCGAAACAAAAATCGAATTACTCGAATCGACCGATCCTGAAGGACCTATCGGTAAATTCATTGAGAAAAAAGGTGAAGGTATTCACCACATTGCATTTGCAGTGCCTGAAGTTGAAAAAGCACTTAAGGATGCTGAGAATAATGGAGTTCGACTGATTGACAAAGAAGGGCGAAAAGGTGCAGAGGGACTTAATATAGGTTTTTTACATCCAAAATCAACCTTTGGCGTACTCACTGAACTTTGCAGCGAATAA
- a CDS encoding glycoside hydrolase family 3 N-terminal domain-containing protein, with protein MRRYLLIFLLFLFTVPTLKSAPIQKGDYVFIDTTYHWVDSVFESLTLKQRIAQLIMVNTSSRDSEKSRRKITRLVKKYNIGGIIFFQGGPVRQAKQTNHYQTLAKTPIMIAMDAEWGLAMRLDSVEPFPRQMMLGATDNNGLIYDMGTEIGRQCRRMGVHINFAPVVDINNNPDNPVINSRSFGENKHEVLRKSYSYMQGMIDSRILVTAKHFPGHGDTDADSHHSLPVINHKFKRLNEVELFPYKHLIRLGLNGIMVAHLQVNALDNRENRPSSISKPTITGLLKNKLGFKGLVFTDALNMRGVADYYAPGQLEIEALKAGNDVLLYPADAEVAIQAIEKAIKNGDLSESLINQKCKRVLAAKYWLGLDKIKPVDTRGLIEELNSEKTNELNNWFARESTTCIRNNNNHLPLGNKDLNNLAVVTIGETEANMFHLRLNDYCNPELYFIDKNATEKQIAEVRKSISNYANTIIAVQQTSNSPYRQYGLNANIISAIERMANAKHTSLVYFGNPYALKKMRGLQDYQSILITYHDNEYTRNYAAQVLMGGQQALGKLPVSIEGYPTGTAFKLKKTRLGYVHPDMVNARKSALAKVDAIAEEALLTNATPGCVVLAARHGDVFFHKAYSYHTYKNQLPVRRDDIYDLASVTKIAATMPALMYFYSNQELNLQKRIGDYLPLPDSSNPGSRKLINVLTHQARLKAWYPFYTEMIDSTGKYKPNFFKTKKSDTYNIEVAKNLFASRAAVDTLFHILDTLPLRERNGYKYSDIGYYYMYKIVEKLSRMKFENFLDKTFYEPMKCISATFNPHKNFPLRNTIPTEQDTIFRKQLVHGYVHDPGAAILGGICGHAGLFSSANDLAKIGQLYLNKGTYGDERFFSESTVEFFTRASFTHQDNRRGIGFDKPEYRKSHLGPTFWGIPLESYGHSGFTGTYLWCDPESGILYVFLSNRVYPDASNRKLIRDDIRTRIHKALYEAIKPRQLL; from the coding sequence ATGAGGCGCTACCTGCTTATCTTTTTATTGTTTCTATTTACTGTTCCGACGCTAAAATCAGCACCTATCCAAAAAGGCGATTATGTTTTTATTGACACAACTTACCACTGGGTTGACAGTGTATTCGAATCATTAACCCTTAAGCAGCGCATAGCACAATTAATCATGGTCAATACCAGTTCGCGCGACAGTGAAAAAAGCAGACGTAAAATTACCCGCCTGGTAAAAAAATATAATATTGGTGGTATTATATTTTTCCAGGGAGGTCCGGTAAGGCAGGCAAAGCAAACCAATCACTATCAGACTCTGGCAAAAACACCAATTATGATTGCAATGGATGCTGAATGGGGTTTAGCAATGCGCCTTGACAGCGTGGAGCCTTTTCCCCGGCAAATGATGCTTGGCGCTACTGACAACAATGGTTTAATATACGATATGGGAACCGAAATTGGCAGGCAATGCAGACGCATGGGTGTACACATAAATTTTGCACCTGTGGTGGATATTAACAACAATCCGGACAATCCTGTCATTAACAGCCGTTCGTTTGGAGAAAATAAACATGAAGTGCTGCGTAAATCATATTCCTATATGCAGGGTATGATTGACAGCAGAATATTGGTCACAGCTAAACATTTCCCCGGTCATGGCGACACCGACGCCGATTCACACCATAGCTTACCTGTTATTAATCATAAATTTAAAAGATTAAATGAGGTAGAACTCTTTCCATATAAGCATCTAATCAGACTTGGATTAAATGGTATTATGGTAGCCCATCTGCAGGTAAATGCACTTGACAATAGAGAAAACAGACCTTCGAGTATATCGAAACCCACAATTACGGGGCTCTTGAAAAATAAACTTGGTTTTAAAGGGCTGGTATTTACCGATGCGCTTAATATGCGCGGGGTGGCCGATTATTATGCACCTGGTCAGCTTGAAATAGAAGCACTCAAAGCAGGTAATGATGTATTGCTATATCCGGCCGATGCTGAAGTAGCCATCCAGGCCATAGAAAAAGCCATCAAAAATGGTGACTTATCGGAATCACTTATCAACCAAAAATGCAAAAGAGTACTGGCTGCTAAATACTGGCTTGGTTTAGATAAAATTAAACCTGTCGACACAAGAGGTTTGATAGAAGAGCTGAATTCTGAAAAAACAAATGAATTGAACAACTGGTTTGCAAGGGAATCCACAACCTGCATCAGGAACAACAACAATCATTTACCGCTTGGCAACAAAGATCTTAACAACCTTGCCGTTGTTACAATAGGTGAAACAGAGGCCAATATGTTCCATCTGAGGTTAAACGATTATTGTAACCCGGAACTCTATTTTATTGATAAAAATGCTACTGAAAAACAAATAGCAGAGGTAAGGAAAAGTATAAGCAACTATGCGAATACAATTATAGCAGTTCAGCAAACCAGTAATTCGCCATACAGGCAATACGGACTTAATGCCAACATAATTTCAGCAATAGAGCGTATGGCAAATGCTAAGCACACTTCACTCGTTTATTTTGGTAATCCTTATGCCCTGAAAAAAATGAGGGGATTGCAAGATTATCAATCAATACTGATCACCTATCACGATAATGAATATACACGGAACTATGCAGCCCAGGTTTTAATGGGCGGACAGCAAGCATTAGGAAAATTACCTGTCAGTATTGAAGGTTATCCAACCGGTACTGCATTCAAATTAAAAAAGACCAGATTGGGTTATGTGCATCCGGATATGGTAAATGCCCGAAAAAGCGCATTAGCAAAGGTAGATGCTATTGCCGAAGAGGCTTTATTGACAAACGCAACACCGGGCTGTGTCGTGCTGGCTGCCAGACATGGTGATGTGTTTTTTCATAAAGCCTATAGTTATCATACCTACAAAAATCAACTTCCTGTACGCCGCGATGATATTTATGATTTGGCCTCAGTAACTAAAATCGCAGCCACCATGCCGGCTCTGATGTACTTCTATAGCAACCAGGAATTGAATTTACAAAAACGCATTGGCGACTACCTCCCCTTACCAGACAGCTCTAACCCCGGATCTCGCAAGCTCATTAACGTTTTAACGCATCAGGCCCGTTTAAAAGCATGGTATCCGTTTTACACCGAAATGATCGATTCAACCGGAAAGTACAAACCCAATTTTTTCAAAACAAAAAAAAGCGATACTTACAATATCGAAGTAGCCAAAAACCTGTTTGCATCCCGGGCAGCTGTCGATACTTTATTTCATATTCTTGATACACTTCCGTTAAGAGAGCGCAACGGTTATAAATACAGTGATATCGGTTATTACTACATGTACAAAATAGTGGAAAAACTCAGCAGAATGAAGTTTGAAAATTTTCTGGATAAAACGTTTTATGAACCAATGAAATGCATATCTGCGACTTTTAATCCGCATAAAAACTTTCCTTTACGAAACACAATACCTACTGAACAGGATACTATTTTCCGCAAGCAACTTGTACATGGGTACGTTCACGATCCGGGAGCAGCTATTCTTGGTGGTATTTGCGGCCATGCAGGTTTATTTTCTTCGGCCAATGATTTAGCCAAAATTGGCCAGTTATATTTGAATAAAGGCACCTATGGTGATGAACGCTTTTTCAGTGAAAGTACAGTGGAGTTTTTCACCCGCGCCAGCTTTACACATCAGGATAATCGCCGCGGTATAGGATTTGATAAACCAGAATACCGCAAAAGCCACTTAGGTCCTACTTTCTGGGGTATACCCCTTGAAAGCTACGGACATAGCGGCTTTACAGGCACTTATTTGTGGTGCGATCCGGAGAGTGGAATTTTATATGTATTTTTAAGCAACCGGGTGTATCCCGATGCAAGCAACCGGAAATTGATCAGAGACGACATCAGAACCCGCATTCATAAAGCACTTTATGAAGCTATAAAACCCAGACAGTTACTTTGA